The genomic DNA CCCTTCCTGGCTACTTTTCAGCACATCCGGCTGGGTTCCTGCCACACCCACCCACTTCCATCTTCTGTTGAGGCCCCAGGGTGGGGCAGCTCTCAGCTGTGTGCAGTGCCCCTACATGGGCGCGGATGTCTAAAATCCTCCTGGTGGACATAGGGGCCGCCCATGATCAGCGTCAGCGTGAGGCTGCTGTACCCGGTCCCCTCAGACTGTGCTGCTCACGTCCCTGTGCCATCCACTTCTGTTTCAGATCAGACCTACTGTGATCGCCTGGTGCAGGACACGCCTTTCCTGACGGGCCAAGGGCGCCTGAGCGAGCAGCAGGTGGACAGGATCATCCTCCAGCTGAACCGCTACTACCCACAGATCCTCACCAACAAGGAGGCGGAAAAGGTGCTGaggaggtgagggtggggtgCATGACACACTTCGCAGTTTCCCTTCCTTTCTGGGCTAGGAGAAGTTGGTGGGTCATCACCACCAGCCCTGGGTCATCCTCTCACAAGATGACACACGCACCAGGTGTATCAGGATAGCTCAAAGGTGACATACCTGGACCTGGCCACTAGGGCAGCCAGAGCTCCAAGCTATCTCTTTGGGGTGACCGCAAATGGGCCCAGAACATCAACTCTCTGTACCTCGGTCTTTTCATATGTCACTGAACCTGCTGCTCCTTCCAGAGTTGCTGGGAGGGTTACAGAAAACGACACGTGACAATACACAAAAGCACACAATGGTACAAGaggcagggtgcagagggagggcctaggaggaagaggagaaagagagagggttgaggaagaaggagagggagaggagggaggcctgtggagggaggggacGGAGAGGAGCAAAGGTCTGGCCTGGCCTCACTCTGCTGCCACAGGGCTCTGCACTCTGCATCTTCCACAGGTTCGAAGTGGGCAAACACATGCTTCCTTTTTTCTAATTCCCATGTTGCGTACGGGGCTGGGGAGCACAGCCTGTCCCAGGTAGGCAGCGGAGACCCCATGTGGGCGGGTGCTAACCCCGCTCAGCAGTGCTGAAGGGTCTGGTCCCACTCACCTTGAgactcagcttccccatctgtggAACAGGCAGCTAGAGCTCTGGGCTGTCAGGTTGTGGTGGGGACTGGCTGACCTGAACCGGGTACACAGCTGCTCAGTGTTTTCCTCCCTAGACAGTCCCTGGTTTCCTACTGCAGATCTGTGAGGAGCCACGGTCATCACCCCATTTACAGTACAGAGGAGGCCACTGAGGCCTGAGAGGCAGTCACATGCCCAGGGTCACCCATCCCAGGAGTGTCAGGCCACATCCTGAGCCCATCTTGTTACTTAGGAAGGTGCCCAGGGGCAGTTGCTGTAACTGTCACATAGCCCTGGCCTCTCAGAGCTGCAGACCCGGCTATGCCATGCTGGCTCTGCTGGAGACGGGATTTAAGGTGCAATTCCTGGGCTCTGGCCTGGGAGGTCTAATGTGGTCCAACCCCTGCAGCACCAGCTGACCCTGAGGGGCCCCAGGTTTCTGGGATGCTGGATGAGAGAGTTGGGCACATcctgcccaccccagccacaCCTGTAGTCTGGCTCCAGCTCAAGCCACCTGCTCCCTAGCAGCTGTCACCAGGCCTCAAGGGGAAGGTGGTAGGTGCCAGAGACCTACTAGTCCTTTGAGGTTCAGGTCCTGCCCCTACCTCCCTACCTAAGTGAGTCTTGACTCTTCTTGGAGCCACAGTTAACTCacgtggtgggggtggtgggtaGGTGTTATGAGGACACTTGTAAGGCTGCCCTGAGGGTTAGGACATCTGCTGGAAAGGGTAGGTTGGTCACAAGAGAACATGAGTCAAAATGGCCCTGCTACTGGCTGAGATGCTTCTTACATTACAAAAATGgtccaataatttaaaaaggtatGAACTCAAATTCATCTCTTATTATTGTAAGTAGAAGTCTAATACAtgcacattgtttttattttgaagagttTCAGATGTTTATGTAAGAAAAAGGGGAAGTGCTCCATGCACACTTCCTTTCCTCACAGGCACGGGGAGGGGGTGTGGCTGCTGCCATCTGGTTTTGCCGTTCCACCCCCTCCCTGCAGCTGTGTTCCACCCTGCTCGCTGCAGCTGTGTGCAATGGCACCAtgccaccagggggcagcacTGGGCCATAGCCCTTCCTGGTCCTGGAGGGTCCGTGCCAAGTACCCTGTCCACTCACCTTGAGAACCACACGTCTCTCTGTCAAACACATCAAAAGAGCCAATTATTTtctcaactgatttttaaaatgcttgaatCACATTCCTGTAGATTGCAGTTCTCTATCACAGCCACCGTGTGGGTTCATTATCCCTTTTCACCAATGAAGAAGCCGAGTCTCAGAGGGGTGGGGCAACttgctgaggtcacacagctcccAGCCTCGgtttcctgcctcccaccctgcGAGGAGCGTGAGGATCAGTGGCGATGCCTGTGACAGCGGCAGAGCCAGGCACCTGTGGGTGTGGTGCGGGGCCATCTCAGGTGCTGCCACCAGTGGGTGTCCTGACACccagtgaggaagctgaggctgggggACCTGAGCTTGGACCCACAGCCACCCCTCTCTGGCCTGATTTTCCCTCATGACCCCTTGCGCCCCCAGTTCCGAAACCCCAAGGCGTCCCTGCGCGTGCGGCTCTGTGACCTCCTGAGCCACCTGCAGCGGAGCGGCGAGCGAGACTGCCAGGAGTTCTACCGCGCCCTGTACATCCACGCCCAGCCGCTGCACAGCCGCCTGCCCAGCCGCTGCGCTCTGCGTAAGTCCCCGTCCCCGCCGCCTGCTCGGCACTGTCCAGGAAGGGGACGCTGGCCTGCTGGCCACGGCTCGGACGTCCCCTGTGCCCACTCGAGTCTGCTGAGGCCCAGGCCTAGCATcgcctccctcctcagcccctccccagagACCAGCCTCCGGCCTCCCGAGGAGGAGACTGCAAGCAATGCAGACctctcgctcgctcgctctctcttgCTCTAGCTCTCGCTCCCGCCAGCTTTTACACAGAAGGCGGCACCCTATacatctcctcctgccccccttcTAACCGCATTCCGCAGGGATCCTGGAAGGGGCGGGGAACCTACGGCCTTGGGGCCACACATGGCCTTcgggatccttgagtgcagcctttgaATCCAAACCTTACAGAACag from Microcebus murinus isolate Inina chromosome 12, M.murinus_Inina_mat1.0, whole genome shotgun sequence includes the following:
- the CARD19 gene encoding caspase recruitment domain-containing protein 19 isoform X1 is translated as MKVAGRRRAHRMPDQTYCDRLVQDTPFLTGQGRLSEQQVDRIILQLNRYYPQILTNKEAEKFRNPKASLRVRLCDLLSHLQRSGERDCQEFYRALYIHAQPLHSRLPSRCALQNSDCTELDSGSEHGELSDRGPISFLAGLSLAVGLALLLYCYPPDPKGLPGARRVLGFSPVIIDRHVSRYLLAFLADDLRGL
- the CARD19 gene encoding caspase recruitment domain-containing protein 19 isoform X2, with the translated sequence MTDQTYCDRLVQDTPFLTGQGRLSEQQVDRIILQLNRYYPQILTNKEAEKFRNPKASLRVRLCDLLSHLQRSGERDCQEFYRALYIHAQPLHSRLPSRCALQNSDCTELDSGSEHGELSDRGPISFLAGLSLAVGLALLLYCYPPDPKGLPGARRVLGFSPVIIDRHVSRYLLAFLADDLRGL
- the CARD19 gene encoding caspase recruitment domain-containing protein 19 isoform X3, with the protein product MKVAGRRRAHRMPDQTYCDRLVQDTPFLTGQGRLSEQQVDRIILQLNRYYPQILTNKEAEKFRNPKASLRVRLCDLLSHLQRSGERDCQEFYRALYIHAQPLHSRLPSRCALRPISFLAGLSLAVGLALLLYCYPPDPKGLPGARRVLGFSPVIIDRHVSRYLLAFLADDLRGL
- the CARD19 gene encoding caspase recruitment domain-containing protein 19 isoform X4, coding for MTDQTYCDRLVQDTPFLTGQGRLSEQQVDRIILQLNRYYPQILTNKEAEKFRNPKASLRVRLCDLLSHLQRSGERDCQEFYRALYIHAQPLHSRLPSRCALRPISFLAGLSLAVGLALLLYCYPPDPKGLPGARRVLGFSPVIIDRHVSRYLLAFLADDLRGL